The genomic stretch TGATGATAGCGGGAAGGGCCCTTTTATCACCGTAGTCAATATCCAGCAACCCTAGATATTCACGCTATCCAAGCAGCAACTACACTATagaatttatttataaaagAAATGCTATAATATTGATACGAAACTAGAGGtatgaaaaaaaagaagaaaagaataagactaaaagagaaaggttgACCCATTCCACGAGGTGCTTGCACACGTAATTgataaaatatatatcaaacgATACTTCACCAAATCCCCAATAAGCAGCACGAAAAGACCaaaatattataaaaatCTTAATAACAGACCACACCATTTATGCCTGCATCCTCAACGACCCCAGAATCTCCTTAGTCCTCTCTAATACTCCCCAAAAGTAAGTGTAGACCTTCCCAGATCCAGTCGAAGTCATGGCACAGAGATAATACCAGCTGCGGCTATAGTGCCCGAACCAAGTGTGCTTGCAGGAATGTCTttctcggaggaggagggcggGGATTGGCTCGTGCCAGGATGAAGTATTGTGTACACAAAGTAGAAAATGGTTCTTGTCTCAAGGCAGTTTGCAAAGTAAAACGAGTGGTGTTCGTTACATCTACTAGTGTTGTCTTCCATGTCGGTCGCTCGCTCGTGTATTGATTCCAATCGAATCTCCTCGGTGCTGACTTGATGACTGCGTGGAAAGAGGCGTGAGAGAGTTAGATTTCGCCTCGCTTCGTGGTATATATTCCAGAGATTCTTTTTGGAGAGATGCTAATAAGTATCCATATTATCTCGTACTGGCTGTGGGGTTGATATAATCTTCCATCATCCGTGGACTCTGGTGCGGGTACGAAAACTTAACCATGGGTTTTGGATGGGTCCCAGTGGATCTCCCGTTAGTGACCCAAGTTTGCTTATCTGTACGTCTGATTTATGTAAAGAGGGTTTATGAGCATATTCAACTTTGTCATTAACATCCACGTGAACGAGATAGCCCAAGACCAGTATCGCAAGCATTATGGTTTAACACCTCAAACACCCGCAGTCTTACCACAAGAATACAACAAGGAAACTCGACAAAGAACCCATAACTCTGTCCATGATAGAAATAAACGGTTAATAAATCAAATTCGCCACGAGAATGCCCATATCTCTAACCTAAGCTATCCTAGTTTCTGTACAAGGCGGATATCCAATGGCAAAAGACATAGTCCCTTGACTATCCTCCATAAACCATCCAGCTCACCGAGGCCATCCAGCCACACGCGAAGAAGAACGTCACAATCGAGGCCCCGGCCCGATCACCAGTCGTGATCGGCTTCGGCGTACCGGTCTGTTGATCCTTGTGACCCGAGCCTGCGCTGGGATTACTCTTGCTGGTGCCACCGGTCTCCGCCGTTAAGGGTGCTTGGTGCTCTTTCTTGTGAGCGATCATGGTGGACGACAAGACACTCAGCGCACTCATGTCCGACTCCAGCGATTTTGAACCATCCCACTTGTCCTGCTTGTACCAGCTTCGTCCACAGTCGGTCTTGGAGTCGCCACCAGAGCACTgctttgctgctgcttgtGCTGAGGCTTGGATCTTGGGGAGGATCTGGTCTTGTGTAAACGGAGCAATGGTAGTGGTGAAGGTCAaccaagaagacagaaaaccTTTGAAGCAATCTTGGTTACGGTCGAACATCATGCTCTGCTCACACGAAATCTCCGACATGATGTCGCCACCGTATTCATGGGGGAAGAACTTGGCTATGGTGGTACCGAGCAAGCCATCGATAGCTTCTTTCCACTTCTCACCTCCATCAGTCTACTTTTGGTTAGCAATGTAGCCACACCTTTCTGGTAGTGAATGGCCCAGAGGGCATAACAAGGGAACACACCAAATTGTACATGTACGCAGCTCCGCTCAGGTAAGTGCCGTAATTGTATGTCCATTGGAGATCCCCATGGTCCTTGCAGTTTGCCTCAGAAGTAGTCGTATCGGCAATGTTCCAGTCAGCCGTCTTCAGCAGCGGCGTAGTAGCACTCCAatcccagatcttctccGCCCAGTCAATATAGGTTTGATTCTTGGTGTAGCGACCGAGACGAGCAGCGAGTTGGAATAGACCTCCGTTCGAGATAGCGTTCTTCGTCGTATACCCGGCTTGATACGGCCAAATCTGCCAACGGAGACCCCCATCGCAGCTGGAGGTATCCCAGCGCGGGACCTGGGTATTGAAAACACCTTGTGCCAGTGACAACCACGACGAGTCGTCATCCTTCTCGGGAAAGTTCAGTTCAGCAGCGGTCATGGCGGCCAGCCCCCAGAAGACCTGATCATCGTTTCCAAGATAGTTGCTGTAGTTGGCAGGAAAGTAGTCGTCATGGCCTTTCTGCCAGAGCATTCCTTGCGTGGTCACCTCGTTGTAGGATGTGTCGCCCGTCCAGAACCAGTATTGTATTAGGGTCATGAACATTGCGCCGCCTTCCCACCAGGTATCGGGGAGCTTTCCTGGGGTCTGACCCGACTCGTTTCCATGGTAATAGCTCATCATATTGTAGGCCGCTGTCGCTGCTGCGGACTTGATCGATTCTAAGAATAGATGGCGCGGTTAGTATGAGATGAGAGATGTACAAGGAATATTGGAGTCGACGCTCGAACAATATGGCGCAGAATGTAACAGCTTACGCTCATCTTGAATGTCAAGTTGAATCGCGACTCCCCGGGCCGCAAAGAATACGGTCAGAAATATCGCGTATAACCAGTCTGGCGGCATTATCGTTCTGGAATCGGGGCAAGACTGCAATCATTGAAAGATGGGTGAGGACAACATTAAGTTGACAAGAAGCCTGAGAGAGGGGTGCGACAGTGAAGCAAGACGGGTGGTTGGAGGGGTCTGTAGCATGCGGAAATGCCCTGGAATGGACGGAAAGGGTGATCTTTCTGTCATGCTAACTGACCCATGACGAAAGCaacaggaagagaaaaaaaaaagggatCACAGTGCAATAACAGCACAATAGCAATGGCTGGGAAACAAAGGGTCGCAGAACACTGATTTTTGGAAGGGGTAACAGAATCTTACGCAAGGGATGGTGGTAACTCTCTTCATTATTGGGTCTCTGCTGTATAAGTGCATTATGCACACTACACATCCTTAAATCTGCCAAGAATCAAGCTGCCGAACGTCAACTGCTATATTTAACGCGTTTGGAAGCACGACGGAATTCAAGTGGTGGCGACAAATAGGTGGAAGGAGAACCACTCAagaactactactactactaccaccaccaccaccactaaTACTACTCTAAGTAGCtctgctttcctttcgttttGAAAAGGTAACATTCTGCTTAGCTCACGTTCAGCTACTAGTAGGTAAAATGGCAAACCGCTATATACAAGTACTCTTGTATACTTGCTTTATGACTTTCCATGTTCATTCTATATTGTGTTATGAATGGTGCACAGCTTAGTCATTCTCAATATCTAGTGACTTATGCATTCTATTTTGGTAAGtgttcaacatcatccttcAGTACCCGAGCAACACCTATGCCGGATATGTCTACATGGACTCTTTATGGCCAATCCAAACTAGCAAATACACATTACTGCAGAGCTTTGGCCCAACGGCATCCGGATATAAAATTCGTCAGTATCCATCCCGGCCTCGTGAAGACGAATCTTGGGACAGAGTTCATGTCGGATTCCAATTTTCTTGTTTCGGCGGCTCTCAAGTTTGCGATGAGATTTACAGCCGTCAATGTTCGCGAAGGTGCATTTAACTCTGTCTGGGCTGCCACCAATCCCGCTGCAGAGTCTGGGGTTTTATATTACCCTGTGGGGGGAACTGCTATCTATACCAGCACCCCTCTTACGATACTACGTTATGCCGGGATCTTGCGTTGGATAACGGCATATCGGTGGAGGACTTGGTAAAATGGAATCCAAGCTTTGAGAAAGACATGAACAACTGCACCGTCTGGTCGGCTTACAGCTACTGCGTAAAGAAGTACGAAAATAGCACTTGTGAGTATTGAGTCCGCACATGGGACAGACAGCAAGGCTGACCGTGGACATAGCAACTCAGTTTACCTGGACTTACTGTCTGCGTATTGATGCCACGGAGGCTGGCACAGTTTCCGAGTGTAATTACTTCACCTCAATCAACGGTTATGATGCCGGAGGTATGTATTCCATTAACCCATCTAGAATCCCAATTAACCACTAGAACCAGACTACACGTGTGCTGATATGGCTTACACCTACGGGGTGAAATTGGACGATTTCTGGCTTGGAATACCTGGCTGTTAGGCGACTGTGACACCGCTCTGTGGGCTAACCTGAGTAGTACTGCTAGCCGTGCTGTTTGTATTGGCGTGGGCTCCAAGAGTGCTGCTGCCACTACCACGATTAGCACTGTATCTGAAACAGCCACCAGCACCACAGTGTTCATGGGCCCCACTCAAACTGGAGTTGTGTCTGGATGTCAGCTCTTCCATACTGTGGTAGACGGTGACGACTTCCCGTCGATCGAGAGCGATTATGGTATCACTCTAGCTCAGTTCTACCAATTGAACCCGAGTATTGGCAGCACCTGCAATACCCTCTGGTTGGGCTACGCGTACTGTGTGAAGGGGCCAAGCTCATCTGCCACGGCCACGGCTATTTCCTCAACTGCGAGTCCGAACGGTCACACGCCGGCAGGAACTGTCTCCAATTGCAATCTATACCACACCGTTGTGAGTGGTGATTCATGCGATCATATCGAGATAACGTATGGGATCAGCTTTGCGCAACTGTATGAGTGGAACCCTGCGATTGGCTCGAACTGTGAGACTTTGAGAGTTGGCTATTCTATTTGCGTGGCAGCCCTATCTATAAATGCGCCCACGCAACATGGGATTGCATCTGACTGTAATCGGTACTATATTGTGGTGAGTGGGGATTCGTGCGACCATATTGAAACAATGTATGGAATCACATTCGCACAGCTGTATAGATGGAACCCCGCCATTGGATCCAACTGTCAGACTTTGGGAGTTGGGTACTCGGTTTGCGTTGGGGTTTCCTCCTAGGTATCTTATGGGGACGGTAAACGGTATTCATCTGGCTCCTAATCAGGGGGATGAGACCGTAGTTGTACGCCTAGAAGACAAATGAATTGCGATAAAATAGACCGAGTGCTAAGCTTCAGAACACGATGGAGCGCGTCATTATCGTTATATCATTAGCAATACACTTGAGAGACCTACTGGATATGATGTATACAAACACTCCTTTTAGGGCTCCAAGTTCTTGATAATACCCTTAGTAAGCGCTGCCTGCCTGCCTGCCCTAGCTCTAGACGAACGAACTAGCAATTTTAGACATATTTAAGCCATTGCCTTTCAATCTTTCCCAAATTCAGGACATCGACTGTATAAAAAGATATTGAGTTAGTTTGTTTTAGGTATCAATCACATAAAATGTAGGGAGTTATCATTGTTGTCACATGATTGTATCTTCGCCTCGCCCCTTCTGCCCTCTTAGTCCTTACCCATCTTTTCTACAACCACCGATCGCCTAAACCTACAATGAACACAACGAGAATCTTTCTCCCTATCTGCAACCAACTCAGGCTTCACACCTCCTGTAGCCTTCGCCTCGTCGGTCGCTTCCCCACTGATATCGGTCGCACTTTTTATCCCGCCACACGCCAGTATTCCCACAAGGTGCGAACGACAATGAATATTTCCGACAATGATCGGCCTCATAAGCTATCGAAACGGGTCCCTACAATGGAAACAAATTTTAATCACGCCGACCGACTGGAACGACTCCTCCAAAAGGACCGATTTAAAACCTGGGGCTTTGTGATTTATCGCTGCACATATCGAAGCGACTCCGACTGGAACAGATTCATGACTCGACTTCTCTCCCATGTTACCGAGTATCTGGACTTCTACAACGGCCTGGATCTACTAGACAGCTTTGCCCCTACAGTCTTCGAAGACCAATCCTTTGACGGCGCGACTACCACTCTTCTACGCAAGCATTTTCAAGAGTGGGCTGCAACAGCACCGCAAGTGGAGCAGGCAAATGATCATTCTCGCTTCCCACAATCGGATCGGTatcgcctcttcctcatgGTGGACCAGGAGGCTTTGGAATCAGTTCTGAGTGTATCCGACCCGGAATGCAGGTCTGAAACTGGATTCGTGCGTTTGGTAAACGGGGTATGGAAGCCGGAGGAACCggacgaggaggaattggaggagcttgaaaTATCGGACCCGTCGGAGCTTGAGATACATGAACCGTTAGAGGGTGTGCTTTGGAGGATGTCGGCTGGATGAAAGTGTCCTATGAAGACGCAGAGACGCGAGCCTTCCTGAAAATCGGGGATAACGTAGACTGGTCATCGTATTACCAGCGTCCTCCGTGCATTGTGACATGGATCTAACGTTCATATTTAAAAGAGATGACGGTTCTTGCTGATTAAAAATGTGTGTGTATGTTTCGTTATGTTTGCATCTTTGGTTCGAGCCATCGTTATTATTTGCTGCAAGAGATGAGATACTCCATGTCCCCGTTCTTCAGGCCATATCCCTCTAACAGCTGGTCAGCAAATATCACAGTGGACAATAATGGCAGTCTCCGCATTGGACATAACTTCGGATGGGTTATTATCATTGTGGATAATCCCAGGCGCGCGAGGATGTGTATTCCATATTCGACGGTATCTAGCTAACATTTGGTTGTCGCTGAACCCTTTCCCAGACTCTGCGGCAAATGTCCGCTTACCCTCTGCATCTGGATTAGTGAGTAATCCGCATGGAAGATGTTTGCTGTGAAGCTTCCACAACTTCGCTTCAGTATTACAGACCAATACTAGGATAATTCTTGAGGCGTCGGCGTAtcttccaaatccaccaGAAGCTGACATTGGTATTGTGGGCTGTAATCGAAAACATGCGGATATTTTATGAAGCACTGGCCTTGACCACACACCTCAGTGATCGACTTTTTGAACCTTGGTATTTGCCCCATAGGCCGAGACGTATGATGGGTCATCAACGAAGTAGTCCGATACTTGGTACCTTATACACACTCTGGCTTGCCAAATCCCCCGAATAAGAAACTATACTTCGAATATCTACACATGTTGTGAAAACCGCCAAGTTCATTCACGGGCACTGGCTGTCTCAGGAGGGAGAGTGCTTTTGCCCCCTCTGCAGTCTTACTCTTTCCGTCAAAGGATGGTCTCTAGCTTCTTTTCAGGAATAATTGGTACTGTGCGCTTGGAGCCAATACCATATCTTCTTCCGCATCCTTCGTCATACCCTTGTTGTACATGTGGACGTAGTGAATACAGCTTGGTGGTATATCGTTGTAGACCCCGTTCTCCTCCTAATTGGGTAACTGAAGCGCGGACTGCGGGGTTAGACCTATTTTCGAGCAGGATAGATGGAGAGGGACTGCAGGTGGATGGCGCAGTGCGAGCACTGCCTTTGACTTGCCGTCTTGGCTCCAACTCTACTATCGGAAATTTCCTCTGCACATCATCAGACCCAGCCAATCAAAGACAAGTAGAACGGCGAAACGAAGTCATTCAAAGTACAGGCTAGCAGATATTAGCCGAGCTATAAGCGTAGTGACCCGGAATATTCTTGGCGCCAAGTATAAACTACATAAGGCAGAAATACAACTTGTTCAACGTATGTAGAGAAACGACAAAGACCGTCTGACGGATCTTGGGCATTTAAAGATAACGGTCACTTCCCCTTGGGAAGATAGCAAATATAATATTTTCACTCAACTTGGATTCTTGTTTAGGATTCCGTACATCAGATATTCAGCAGGAGGTTCCCCGCAGTCTAATTGATTCCAACCGTGCCGATCGGTTAGGCACCTGGACGACCTAATGCAAGGCCCCCAACACTGTCTGTACTGCAAGGAGAAATCAAAATGCAGATCTAGCATCTACGGGGTCAACCCGTGTGATTCAATCTAGTCTTATGCGATGTAAGGCATTTCCGAGACCATGACGGGCCTGTTCGTGGTTGAATATTGGTGTTTTCCTGCCGGGAGTAAGGCCCCCTAATGTTGGCTCCCTGTAGATCTTGGGGTAGCACCAAGAAACGTATCTTATGTATTATCACTGTTATGTATAGATATTTCTATATGGATATATGTAACATGTGTATAGAATACTATCACTTGTAACTTGGCGAGCGGCCTTCACGGGCAACCTCTGCGCACCGGTGGGCTGTGTCAAGGACTCGAGCCTCCGTAGCGAGATCACCATCCTACATGGATTGTGTAGAGGATATTCAGGACTGATCCTGGCTTTTGGTAGAGGATGGTATGCACGGCGAGACACGGGCTCTCAGAATCAGCTGCGACGCTATGACTTGAAAAACACTGCTTGGCGTTCTCAAGGAACAGATATAAATAAGGGCCTTTGGGCagtccttccttctcaatccaTACTCACTTCACTTTCTATTTCGAAAACAATCCAAGTCTTCTCTTACTTATTTCTGTGGAAACTACTTTCCTATCAAGTCTACCATCATGCACTTTCAAGCTCTCCCCATTCTCGCCGCCATGCTGGCACTTCCTGCCCTTATCATGGGTGAGCCGGATTGCCCTTACGGTGGTTATTGGACATGGAGTCACGAAGAGGCGAGAAGTGCAGCCGCCCATGGAATCGACAAATGGTGTAACAACATCGCCCCTTCCACGTTCAAAGGTGGACAAGAGGTGACGCAGTGCCTTGATGTCGATTACGATCCGAAGAATGTTAATTTGTGGATGAAAAATGACAACTCGGGCGATAAGGTTCTCTCGATAGACCAGTGCAAAaagttgctcaagaagaTTGTCGATAGTTGTCCTGCGGGTGGTTCTGATCGTACCTTGGATGGCTGGGCACCACAGTAGGTTCTACTATAAGTACAGGAAACGGCTGGGGCTAATTTATTTTCCAGAGCGAAGCCTGGAGGCGCCTGTTGGGTCTAGATCCCAGGTATACATGACGATGCACCGATGATAGTATCGTCAGAGTGCCGAATCCTGGTATTTAGGAACTCAAGAGACGCTTTGGGGGTAGGTAGGAGAGATATGGATATCCGTGGAGGCGGTGGTTTATGTATGGGCAGCCGATTGTTCTGGGCGGGTGGCTAGTTGAGTTCCACATCAATCTAGAGTTGAATCCGATATGTCCAACTTCAAACTTCCTTTTATACATATGCTAGAACTATTGATCCTTTTGTATCTGATTCTCGACTCCTGCCTGACACTTTGATGCTGAAGCAATGCTCAAACCAGAGagcatgaagaagaccgTAGCCTCTTACTGACTAAGGCTAAGGTACACTTGGCTCGGGTTACTACAGCTGAATAGAGGCGGCAACAGACAGTTTCAATTATTTAGTATAGGTCACCGAAAGTGAGCACGAAAAGGGCCTCAACGGACTAAGATGAGAAACACGCATCATAGAGTATCCTGCATCATCCCAAGGCAAATTATGTCAAAGTTTCAGACAAAAATGCAAGGCTTTCATTATAAAATTACTAACAGGTACCGGGAACAAAATAGAGCAATTAGTTGGCTTGAGCAGCTAACTAAGACAGCACCACAAGCGGTTAGAAGGAGCAACTTAGGAAATTGAGAATTAAGTACAAGCGGCCTATTCTATACCCAAGATGTATCAGGTTCATCCCTGAAAACCACATGGATCCCTTCTTCACACGCTCACGGCTTCACCTGGCCACTAGATCCAGTCGAGAGTCTTCCAATAGTCTGCAATCGAGTGTGGTCCCCAAGTTACCTTGTCCGCGCCACTACGAACCACCTGGATCCTCGCATACTGCCATCCCCTGAAAAAGTATGTCTCGCCATCGACTTTAGCGTTAGAAACGGGGAATGGCGGCATCGACTGAATCAAAGCCTGCCTGCGTAAGACCCGGCCACTCATCAACCAGCTTCGCAGGGCCATAGGTGATCTTGTCGTTAGCGACATCAATCGAACATATTTCGTTCCCCTGAAAAGATAggcttcatcctttccacccGGAACAGACATTGCGGCATCGATAGTATCGAAACCGGCATCGGAAAGGCTCTTCCAGTGAGGTGGCTTATGTTGATTGATAcatttattttttctatcTAATTCTCTACACATAAAGAAATaatacatacgaccatagggtgcGGAGAACAGGGCTTGCCGTCCGCTTAGCTGTACTTTAAGTAGTGGAAGACCGAAGAGCAGGCTGTCATATCTCGGAGTAATTGTAAGATCACAAGCTTCGTCCTGGATAGTGGCTGGTTGACCTCTTTGAATGGATAATTCTTTGTTAGTTATATATACAGTCCAGAATAAACCCAGGAGGTGACAATCGACCTGGGATGGAATATTTGTGTAGGGAAATAGTGTCAAAGCAGATCTTTAAGGATGATATAAATGTATACTAAACTTTTAGAGCAGTCAGCTTACTAGAGAATCCAGGTAGAGTCCGGTCTGGAGGTTCCAGAAGAAACTGTGGAAAATCATCTAATCGCGGGAGTAGTTGAGAGCAATAATTCTCAACAAGCAGTTCATGGCATTGTGCACATGCCCGCATAATAAGAGCTTGAAGCCCGTCACTAGTTTCTTCGTGAAGTATAGGAGGCACGTAACTCTCAAATTCCCCAGCGAAGGCTATCGCGTCGGATGCGTCACGGGAAAATCCCACACTGAAGACAAACATAGAAAAGCTCAAACACATGCTTTGGTACTCCAGGCACCTGAGGCGAATGAGGTTAAAGAGGCGAGGTTGATAGTACTCTGAAATAGTTCTCGGTCGATTACGGGGAGAATTAAGCATATAGATGAGCTGTAGTATGCTGCCACATCGTCATTGACAGTACACACGTCCAGGAGTTCCAGAAACGTTGGTTACGGTGCCTAAGGGCTCATGTACTCAAGAGTATAGTATTTGCATGGAGGACAGTGTCGGAACAGAGCCTCCAGATTCACCGAACAGCCCAAAACCGACCGTACAAATTTCTGGGTGTCTGGGAGAATTGAAGCGGACTTCGAGTCAGGCCATCCGTCCTGGAGACCAGGCAGCCTCTCCTTGCCGGGCTATGCAAGAAGGCCCTATGGGTAGCACTACAGCTCTACGCCAACCATTGATTCCCACAGTGGGGGTCTAATTGGTCGAAACAAAGGTGAAAGCAGGTTAAAAGGGACAGACAAGAAGTATGAATA from Aspergillus oryzae RIB40 DNA, chromosome 1 encodes the following:
- a CDS encoding glycoside hydrolase family 76 protein (predicted protein), with the translated sequence MPPDWLYAIFLTVFFAARGVAIQLDIQDEQSIKSAAATAAYNMMSYYHGNESGQTPGKLPDTWWEGGAMFMTLIQYWFWTGDTSYNEVTTQGMLWQKGHDDYFPANYSNYLGNDDQVFWGLAAMTAAELNFPEKDDDSSWLSLAQGVFNTQVPRWDTSSCDGGLRWQIWPYQAGYTTKNAISNGGLFQLAARLGRYTKNQTYIDWAEKIWDWSATTPLLKTADWNIADTTTSEANCKDHGDLQWTYNYGTYLSGAAYMYNLTDGGEKWKEAIDGLLGTTIAKFFPHEYGGDIMSEISCEQSMMFDRNQDCFKGFLSSWLTFTTTIAPFTQDQILPKIQASAQAAAKQCSGGDSKTDCGRSWYKQDKWDGSKSLESDMSALSVLSSTMIAHKKEHQAPLTAETGGTSKSNPSAGSGHKDQQTGTPKPITTGDRAGASIVTFFFACGWMASVSWMVYGG
- a CDS encoding uncharacterized protein (predicted protein), with the protein product MNNCTVWSAYSYCVKKYENSTSTQFTWTYCLRIDATEAGTVSECNYFTSINGYDAGGDCDTALWANLSSTASRAVCIGVGSKSAAATTTISTVSETATSTTVFMGPTQTGVVSGCQLFHTVVDGDDFPSIESDYGITLAQFYQLNPSIGSTCNTLWLGYAYCVKGPSSSATATAISSTASPNGHTPAGTVSNCNLYHTVVSGDSCDHIEITYGISFAQLYEWNPAIGSNCETLRVGYSICVAALSINAPTQHGIASDCNRYYIVMEPRHWIQLSDFGSWVLGLRWGFLLGILWGR
- a CDS encoding uncharacterized protein (predicted protein), producing MNTTRIFLPICNQLRLHTSCSLRLVGRFPTDIGRTFYPATRQYSHKVRTTMNISDNDRPHKLSKRVPTMETNFNHADRLERLLQKDRFKTWGFVIYRCTYRSDSDWNRFMTRLLSHVTEYLDFYNGLDLLDSFAPTVFEDQSFDGATTTLLRKHFQEWAATAPQVEQANDHSRFPQSDRYRLFLMVDQEALESVLSVSDPECRSETGFVRLVNGVWKPEEPDEEELEELEISDPSELEIHEPLEGVLWRMSAG
- a CDS encoding uncharacterized protein (predicted protein), giving the protein MHFQALPILAAMLALPALIMGEPDCPYGGYWTWSHEEARSAAAHGIDKWCNNIAPSTFKGGQEVTQCLDVDYDPKNVNLWMKNDNSGDKVLSIDQCKKLLKKIVDSCPAGGSDRTLDGWAPHIVRVPNPGI